The following are encoded in a window of Dioscorea cayenensis subsp. rotundata cultivar TDr96_F1 chromosome 16, TDr96_F1_v2_PseudoChromosome.rev07_lg8_w22 25.fasta, whole genome shotgun sequence genomic DNA:
- the LOC120278590 gene encoding uncharacterized protein LOC120278590 — protein MGWGDGGVVDPCSWFGIGCSNGRLMALSPPSSNRSLGRFPLVATGRRRGLFHINLFGEPQPSSITFDKSSSMILFQSESNMMSLQSSDLTGEGDRDRVGTVFRCRYLRVYVRGLAVMSSDR, from the exons ATGGGATGGGGGGATGGTGGAGTCGTGGATCCATGCTCGTGGTTTGGGATTGGCTGCTCCAATGGTAGACTCATGGCTCT ATCGCCACCAAGTAGCAACAGATCTTTAGGCCGATTTCCTTTAGTTGCAACGGGACGTCGGCGAGGACTTTTCCATATAAATCTGTTTGGAGAGCCTCAACCCTCCTCGATCACCTTTGACAAGTCCTCATCCATGATCCTCTTTCAATCGGAGTCCAATATGATGAGCCTGCAGAGCTCAGACCTCACGGGAGAGGGAGATAGAGATCGTGTTGGTACAGTGTTTCGATGCCGTTATCTGAGAGTGTACGTAAG agGTTTAGCAGTAATGTCAAGTGATAGATAG